A genomic window from Silene latifolia isolate original U9 population chromosome Y, ASM4854445v1, whole genome shotgun sequence includes:
- the LOC141628559 gene encoding uncharacterized protein LOC141628559, which produces MYPCERLEEVRQRATTALRLEEDIQARKGITNFDKPGRKIPIEKKDERAKPYNRPNISKIAEKTQQVDDSQHPPKLSEYGFNTGMEGLLKALRGLGDQVRWPKPPTQDRPNDDRDNSKRCEWHQDIGHRTEDCYRLRKEVKFQVRRGNLDHLLSRGGGFELSGLTYSAAKRKATGSKGDHQETSCRVSQSNLPPVTFDKTDIESGAKQHDDALTITLSIGNCTVRKALVNTGSSVNLIMLETLKTMGFDKENLIKKSIPLVGFSGEIAHSVGEITIPTYIEAVNKLVRYLVIEGPTTYNVILGRPWLHQMKTVPSTYHQCLKFPTPWGTVTVKGDREESRNCYAQALKATTRLPSYQLQDRGTSKEYKEPPSEELDQVHLDEEHPDRTVLIGATCSEELRSKLTQFLKTNMDFSPGPTTIWFISRASDRCKLFYDILRKSQKFEWTEEHEKAFAELKSYLSTRTVTREAGARGPLFLYLSVTEAAVSAILVKEQEGVQHPIYYISKSVLPTQTRYTSFEKLALALVTASYKLRPYFESHTIHVITNYPLKTIMRKPELSGRMTKWSVHLSGYDLQFEPRTAIKSQALADFVSDFCPATRGEVEEGMLTIMEELRQRDMDPIH; this is translated from the exons ATGTACCCTTGTGAGAGATTGGAAGAAGTCCGGCAGAGAGCTACAACAGCATTAAGATTGGAAGAAGATATACAAGCTAGAAAGGGAATAACAAACTTCGACAAACCTGGCAGGAAAATCCCAATAGAAAAGAAAGACGAGCGAGCTAAGCCATACAACAGACCTAATATCAGCAAAATAGCAGAAAAAACCCAGCAAGTTGACGACTCCCAGCATCCTCCTAAGCTATCTGAGTACGGATTCAACACGGGAATGGAAGGATTGCTGAAAGCGCTAAGAGGCCTAGGTGATCAGGTTAGATGGCCAAAGCCTCCCACTCAGGATCGACCCAACGATGACAGAGACAACAGCAAGAGATGTGAATGGCATCAGGACATAGGTCACAGGACGGAAGACTGCTACAGGTTGCGAAAGGAAGTAAAGTTCCAGGTACGCAGGGGAAACTTggaccacctgttatcacgtgggg gcgggtTCGAGCTATCAGGTTTAACATATTCCGCCGCTAAGAGGAAAGCCACCGGAAGTAAAGGGGATCATCAAGAAACTTCATGCAGAGTAAGCCAGAGCAATTTACCCCCGGTAACtttcgacaaaaccgacatagaaagcggtGCAAAGCAACATGACGATGCCCTAACTATAACGTTATCCATTGGCAATTGCACCGTACGAAAAGCGTTAGTGAATACAGGGAGTTCTGTGAACCTCATCATGCTTGAAACCCTCAAAACCATGGGTTTTGATAAAGAGAACCTGATAAAGAAATCTATACCCCTGGTGGGATTCAGTGGTGAGATTGCGCATTCGGTGGGTGAGATAACCATCCCAACATACATCGAAGCAGTTAATAAACTGGTAAGGTACTTAGTCATTGAGGGTCCGACCACTTACAACGTGATACTAGGAAGACCGTGGCTGCATCAGATGAAGACGGTGccctcaacatatcatcagtGTCTCAAGTTCCCAACACCATGGGGTACAGTCACAGTAAAAGGGGATCGAGAGGAATCCAGGAACTGCTACGCTCAAGCCCTCAAAGCTACAACTAGGCTCCCCTCATATCAATTACAGGACCGGGGCACCTCGAAAGAATATAAGGAGCCTCCCTCAGAGGAACTAGACCAGGTCCACCTAGACGAGGAGCACCCGGATAGGACAGTATTAATTGGAGCAACTTGCAGTGAAGAGCTACGCAGCAAGCTGACTCAATTTCTGAAAACCAACATGGACTTTTCGCCTGGTCCCACGACGATATG GTTCATATCAAGGGCTTCAGATAGGTGCAAGCTATTCTATGATATATTGAGGAAAAGTCAGAAATTCGAATGGACCGAAGAACATGAAAAGGCATTCGCGGAACTCAAAAGCTATCTAAGCACGCGCACCGTTACTCGCGAAGCCGGAGCAAGGGggccactattcctatacctgtCAGTCACGGAAGCAGCTGTAAGTGCGATCTTGGTCAAGGAACAAGAAGGAGTACAACATCCTATTTATTACATTAGCAAGTCTGTGCTTCCTACACAGACCAGGTACACTTCCTTTGAAAAACTAGCATTGGCTTTGGTTACTGCTTCTTATAAACTGCGGCCGTACTTTGAATCTCACACCATCCACGTAAtaaccaactacccgctaaagactattatgaggaagcctgaactttcGGGCAGAATGACTAAATGGTCAGTACATCTTAGTGGGTATGACTTACAATTCGAACCCAGAACGGCGATAAAATcccaggccctagcagacttcgTCTCTGACTTCTGCCCTGCTACCCGTGGGGAGGTAGAAGAAGGAATGCTGACAATAATGGAGGAGTTAAGACAGCGAGATATGGACCCTATACATTGA